The proteins below are encoded in one region of Oreochromis niloticus isolate F11D_XX linkage group LG6, O_niloticus_UMD_NMBU, whole genome shotgun sequence:
- the mrpl4 gene encoding large ribosomal subunit protein uL4m, with the protein MLRFSVIFRGRGVAKRFASSLSNESALPPNLLLPTNLVDPDRLKRPPPPADSSLPLLRKCDAAVPAHLTPVQTWVESLERQDSEPLGVAQLHPDVFAVPPRLDILHSVETWQRNYKRISHAHTKVRSEVSGGGRKPWKQKGSGRARHGSIRSPIWRGGGVSHGPRGPTSYYYMLPMKVRVQGLKVALSSKKAQDDLHIVDSLNIPTPDSQYLLDLIRHRHWGESVLIVDVGEDFSENILQATANLKTVNIIPAIGLNVHSMLKHEAIVLTLETLKFLEDKLLWHDERYTPLHPFKLPYSDFP; encoded by the exons ATGCTTCGATTTTCCGTCATATTTCGTGGCAGAGGAGTCGCTAAAAGG TTCGCTTCCTCCCTCTCTAATGAGAGCGCTCTGCCTCCAAACTTACTGCTGCCCACCAACCTCGTGGATCCTGACAGATTAA AGCGTCCACCACCTCCTGCAGACTCCTCTCTGCCTCTTCTGAGGAAGTGTGATGCTGCAGTTCCTGCTCACTTGACCCCTGTGCAGACCTGGGTGGAGTCTCTGGAGAGACAGGACAGCGAGCCGTTGGGTGTGGCTCAACTTCACCCTGATGTGTTTGCAGTTCCTCCGAG GCTTGATATTCTACACAGTGTTGAAACATGGCAGAGAAATTACAAAAGGATT AGTCACGCCCACACTAAAgtcaggtcagaggtcagcggTGGAGGTAGGAAACCCTGGAAACAGAAAGGAAGTGGACGAGCTCGGCATGGAAGCATCCGATCACCCATATGGAGAGGAG GTGGGGTGTCTCATGGACCCAGAGGTCCCACCAGTTACTACTACATGTTACCCATGAAAGTTCGAGTGCAAGGACTCAAAGTGGCGCTGAGCTCCAAGAAGGCTCAG GATGATCTTCACATTGTGGACTCCCTGAACATCCCCACGCCAGACTCTCAGTACCTGCTTGACCTcatcagacacagacactgGGGAGAGTCTGTGTTAATAGTGGATGT AGGTGAAGACTTTTCTGAAAACATCCTTCAGGCCACGGCAAACTTGAAGACAGTGAACATCATTCCAGCAATCG GTCTGAATGTCCACAGCATGTTGAAACATGAAGCCATCGTCCTCACTTTGGAAACGCTTAAGTTTCTGGAGGATAAGCTGCTCTGGCACGATGAGCGTTACACGCCTCTCCACCCGTTTAAACTACCCTACTCTGACTTTCCTTAA
- the hyls1 gene encoding hydrolethalus syndrome protein 1 homolog gives MDNLDFSEEEIQEQLALLGYKNIPKHRLREFKQDLDELVRRGEWKGLSSSNEINAKSQATTPQPSPPAYTKEKVSPHYFKGTGEAFFLHAGSTDHARKTLINCYNGDYDSYAQHSVAQKLKLPPGAPSRLQVEQDLEDTTHSPLTDSYTSSPDTQGRHFIKRKVLRKHKGQSLVCDESVYSEDSGTASCLEERLAQLHLATSPEQESPESDNEDLDDQSDTQTSESERVSLSAFESYMKGMTRTKSDGDIRPKPKSFIRPVMSQQTIKKTDPVAKYFQYKQLWEMFKLSGEKDRRALRSEIKQRLTYQPPAPKPRRVYVPNTYIVPTEKKRSALRWKIRNDLASGLLPYKCS, from the exons ATGGACAACCTGGATTTCTCAGAGGAGGAAATTCAAGAACAGTTAGCCCTCCTTGGCTACAAAAACATACCAAAGCACAGGCTGCGTGAATTTAAACAAG ATCTGGATGAGCTGGTTCGACGAGGGGAGTGGAAAGGCCTTTCCTCATCAAATGAGATAAATGCCAAATCTCAGGCAACTACACCTCAGCCAAGTCCTCCTGCCTATACCAAAGAAAAGG TTAGTCCACACTACTTTAAAGGCACTGGTGAAGCATTCTTCCTACATGCAGGCAGTACAGACCATGCCAGAAAG ACGCTCATCAACTGTTATAACGGAGACTATGACTCGTACGCTCAACACTCGGTGGCCCAGAAGCTCAAGCTCCCTCCAGGTGCTCCAAGCAGGCTTCAGGTGGAGCAAGATCTTGAGGATACCACCCACTCACCACTCACAGATAGCTATACATCTTCCCCAGACACTCAGGGGAGACACTTCATCAAGAGAAAAGTTCTGAG GAAGCACAAAGGACAGTCACTTGTCTGTGATGAATCAGTCTACAGTGAAGACTCAG GTACAGCGAGCTGTCTGGAAGAAAGACTGGCTCAACTTCATTTAGCCACATCACCTGAGCAGGAGTCACCTGAGTCAGACAATGAAGACCTGGACGATCAGAGCGACACTCAGACCTCTGAGAGTGAAAGAGTGTCTTTAAGCGCTTTTGAATCGTACATGAAAGGCATG ACTCGAACTAAGAGTGATGGTGATATAAGGCCAAAACCAAAGTCCT TCATCCGGCCAGTGATGAGTCAACAGACCATAAAGAAGACTGACCCAGTAGCCAA GTATTTCCAGTACAAGCAGCTCTGGGAGATGTTCAAACTTTcaggagagaaggacaggaGGGCACTGCGCTCAGAGATTAAG CAACGGCTCACATATCAGCCTCCAGCA CCTAAACCTCGGAGAGTTTACGTACCCAACACCTACATCGTGCCAACAGAGAAGAAACGGTCAGCGCTTCGCTGGAAGATCAGGAATGATTTGGCCAGTGGTCTCCTTCCATACAAATGTAGCTAA